A genomic stretch from Vanrija pseudolonga chromosome 6, complete sequence includes:
- the zhf1 gene encoding Zinc homeostasis factor 1 — protein MGLSRQARIITLLVIDTAFFFLELIVGYAVGSLALVADSFHMLNDVLSLIVALYTIKLATSPSSAENSYGWQRAEILGALINGVFLIALCSTIALEAIGRIVSPPEITNPRLIVLVGSLGLLSNIVGLILFHEHGHSHGGHSHGPVALPVQPDEPLDQSSDAVVVRRKRADSIDSLYQHPAETRAQIIETAHNLSQSVDETSFLSKSPRDHTGRHPSISRRNYGSVSRTRQSVSKNVKVPNPGSNETIPPPSTSTEGSSSAGTSTAVDETAVNTPTNDVVKAHDHDHDHADSADAAERGGNHAGHNHGAAGGHGSHGSMNMHGVFLHVLGDALGNVGVIAAGLVIWFFEGRWTLYFDPGVSLLITVIIFNSALPLVKSASAILMQGVPTHVSLEDVRSAIKSVPGVVSVHELHVWQLSETTVVASVHVLILRGSDYMQVANEIRHVLHSHGIHSVTIQPEFSDAAGESDDDADAGERSCLIRCPPEQCVADTCCPPVAEERETASNSSNHSGEHAH, from the exons ATGGGTCTCTCACGGCAGGCTAGGATCATCACGCTCTTGGTCATTGAcacggccttcttcttcctg GAGCTCATTGTCGGCTATGCGgttggctcgctcgctctcgtcgccgactcgTTCCACATGCTCAA TGATGTGCTTTCGCTCATTGTAGCCCTGTACACGATCAAgctcgccacctcgccgtcatcggcCGAGAACTCGTACGGCTGGCAGCGCGCGGAgatcctcggcgccctcatCAACGGCGTCTTCCTCATCGCTCTCTGCTCCACCATCGCTCTCGAGGCCATTGGCCGTATCGTGTCTCCCCCTG AGATCACCAACCCCCGCCTGATCGTCCTGGTCGGAAGCTTGGGTCTGCTCAGCAACATTGTTGGCCTGATTCTCTTCCACG AGCACGGCCACTCACACGGCGGCCACTCGCATGGACCTGTCGCGCTTCCTGTCCAGCCCGACGAGCCCCTTGACCAGTCTTCGgacgcggtcgtcgtccgccgcaAGCGTGCCGACTCGATCGACTCGCTGTACCAGCACCCCGCCGAGACCCGCGCTCAGATCATCGAGACGGCCCACAACCTGTCCCAGTCGGTCGACGAGACTTCGTTCCTCTCCAAGAGCCCCCGAGACCACACTGGTCGCCACCCCTCTATCAGCCGTCGCAACTACGGTTCTGTCAGCCGTACCCGCCAGAGTGTCTCTAAGAACGTCAAGGTTCCCAACCCCGGCTCCAACGAGACGATTCCCCCtccgtcgacctcgactgAGGGTTCCTCCTCTGCTGGCACCTCGACCGCTGTCGACGAGACCGCTGTCAACACGCCTACCAACGATGTTGTCAAGgcccacgaccacgaccatgaccacgccgacagcgccgacgccgccgagcgcggcggcaaccACGCTGGCCACAACcacggtgccgccggcggccacggTTCTCACGGTTCGATGAACATGCACGGCGTGTTCCTCCACGTTCTTGGCGACGCTCTCGGCaacgtcggcgtcatcgccgccggtCTCGTCATCTGGTT CTTTGAAGGCCGCTGGACCCTGTACTTTGACCCAGGTGTCTCTCTGCTCATCACGGTCATCATCTTCAACTCGGCGCTCCCTCTCGTcaagtcggcctcggccatccTCATGCAGGGCGTGCCTACGCACGtctcgctcgaggacgtcCGCAGCGCCATCAAGTCGGTCCCTGGTGTGGTGTCGGTCCACGAGCTTCACGTGTGGCAGCTGTCCGAGACGACggtcgtcgcgtcggtgCACGTTCTCATCCTCCGCGGCTCCGACTACATGCAGGTGGCCAACGAGATCCGCCACGTGCTCCACAGCCACGGCATCCACTCGGTGACCATCCAGCCCGAGTTCTcggatgccgccggcgagtcggacgatgacgccgatgccggTGAGAGATCGTGCCTGATCCGCTGCCCGCCCGAGCAGTGCGTCGCCGACACGTGCTGCCCGCCggttgccgaggagcgcgagacTGCGTCCAACTCGTCCAACCACTCTGGCGAGCACGCACACTAA